The following proteins are co-located in the Bdellovibrionales bacterium genome:
- a CDS encoding helix-turn-helix domain-containing protein has translation MKSIRYMREELGISQIKLAQLAEVSRWRLQSHESGLTELTEEECLRCVDALNEIYGDLLTKFKGHDRGGRDHKFAEV, from the coding sequence ATGAAATCAATACGATATATGCGAGAAGAATTAGGGATCAGCCAGATTAAATTGGCGCAGTTGGCCGAGGTTTCAAGATGGCGACTGCAGTCACACGAGAGTGGCCTTACCGAATTAACGGAAGAAGAATGTTTAAGATGCGTGGACGCTTTAAATGAGATTTACGGCGATCTTTTAACAAAGTTCAAAGGACATGACCGTGGGGGAAGAGATCACAAATTTGCCGAAGTTTGA